The Penaeus vannamei isolate JL-2024 chromosome 15, ASM4276789v1, whole genome shotgun sequence genomic interval GACTTTCCTGGCTCTTCAGACGCCTCCATAAAGCAGGTCGCCATAACATCCGCGACATCAGTGGCGGCCGTCACAACTCCCATCAACTGACGACAGATCAACCCTTCGACTTCTACAAACACTTGGTAAGTACAACTTTCTACATCAATTCCTTTCGTATATaagaaaacatatatgtaaaaggTTATGTGTACCAGTGAAAGATGTTACCAAATCTAATGATATAATTTGTTTTGCAGCGTCTGTGCACCAACGATCGTGTGTGTGGGCGCGGCCAGTTCTGCGACCAGCACTACGGCGTGTGTCGGGACCACGTGACGGAGGGACATTAGTGTCGTCGGGACGCCATGTGTGAGGGCGGATACGCCTGCATGTTCGGCCTGTGCCAAAAGCGCATCaagcgtgggcgtgagggcgccaGGTGCCGCAAGGAGCGGGATTGTGGAGCAGGGATGTGCTGCGCCCGTCGCCATGGAGAGCAGGTGTGTCAGCGGCGTGTGCCGTTGGGCCACAAGTGCTACGTCCCTGAGGGCGGCCTCGACTACTCCATGAACCAGCTTTGTCCGTGCGAGAGCGGCCTTGTGTGCAAATACACGGCTCAACAGCCTCCTTCCAGGCACCAGCTCATGGCCCTCATGTCGGCGTACGAGGACATGCGGTGCGCAGCGCCCTCGCACCGCGTCGACTGACATGTCAGGAGTCGATTGTGTTCTCACGGTGTTTATCACAGATGAACTTCTAGTcattaatatattttgtataagctAATAAACTTTGTACCTTATATTCCATCTGTCTGAGTTTAATACTCCCTCATTATCAAACATACCTATTGACCTTGAAATAAGACACTATgtacaataaaaacagtaaaaaaacagTGGCAATACTAATGAAGGCAGCTGCACCACATATACCGAggaaaatataatagaattattgaTTAGTGTACATAAcatggttaggttggttaggttttcttaggttggttaggttggttagactttgttaggttggttaggttaggttttgttaggttggttaggttaggtcatttgatgttgtttaggttaggttgggttatgttatgttgggttgggttgattaggttgggttaggtcatGTTATgatgggttggttaggttatgttgggttggttaggttgggttatgttatgttatgttgggttggttatattgggttaggtttggttatgttatgttgggttgattaggttaggtttggttttgttatgttgcgttggttaggttaggttagattaggttttgttaggttggttaggttatgttaggttaagaAAGGATAGGTTGGTTAAGTTAGGGCAgcttatgttggttaggttaggttaggttttgttaggttaggttgattaggttaggttaggttggttagtttaggttaggtaaggttaagtTATGTTAGGAAAGgatagattaggttgggttaggttaagttaggttaggttaggttggttaagttaggttaggttaggttaggttaggttaggttgggttgggttatgttatgttatgttggttaggttaggttaggttgggttgggttatgttatgaTATGTTgggttgtttaggttaggttaggttaggttgggtaatatattatgttgggttgggttggttaggtcatgtcatgttgggttggttaggttaggttggtttaggttaggttgggttgggttgggttgggttgggttaggttaggttggtttaggttaggttgggttgggttgggttaggttaggttaggttaggttaggttaggttgggttgggttgcgttgggttaggttgggttgggttggcttaggttaggttgggttaggttaggttaggttgggttgggttgggttgggtcaggttgggttgggttaggttaggattgtTACGGTTAGGGTAAGAAATTTCcttcgggatttcggcaacacttACTCCGGCGCTTCTTGCACCGGCTCCGGACTCTTGTtaggattttgcatttttttttttttttatttacacttttgattccactatttctcctgtgtgtgtacccccccccccccctttcagccCCCGATTCTCCACGGGTCCCCAAAGACTGAAGGGggtaggacaaaaaaaaaagcgcgGCTGACTTACTTAGAATTACCAAAACagggtacacacacacgtatagaaatgaatataaatacacgtaaCCAGGATGgttgtaatatcatcattattcatggtGAATATAATTGTAAAATGGTTGACACAGTGATTGTCGTTTAGAAGTTTGTGACAAAATTAACATCTCGTTTAAATCActttaaaaatcaaattaaaagaaaaagaatgaaatacgAAGATATTtcagttcacacatacacacacacacacacacacacacacacacacatacacacacacacacacacacaaatatatatatatatatatatatatatatatatatatatatatatatatatatatacccacacatatatatcatgtgtgtgggtgtgggtttatgtgtgtttatatgcatatgcataaacgaatagatatacatgtatatgtatatccatatatttattcatccattttcctctctttctatatggagttcatgacgaacaaattgcaaaaggaacaacgaagggtatattcgtgtgttttcttgttcttctcttcgctgttcctgttgctatctatatacatctaatcACTTGTACCAATCCTGATAAAATACAACACTAATTGTTCAGACACACCCATAAATCTCCATCAGGTATTAATTAGTACTTGGTGGGTCTACTTTaaatctttttgttctttttacatCATTGTTAAAATTTATGATGAATGAATACGTGTTAAACGTAAATACTGGATTCTACAGTGCCAGTCCTCCACCGAATGTGCATGCCGTTCCTTATTCTGTGACCAACTGAGTCGAAGGAACAAGGAATGAGCAGCAGGTATACTTGTCATGAACAGGTGTGTAGACCCTTGGGCTGTTGGGCCTGTGGTCGTAAGATCCCATGATGTGTGCAATCACATGCGTATTTAATAAAAATTGGGTTTAACTAAAGTTATTTTAGAATCTTTTGTTCAAGGCGAGAAAATCGGTCACATAATCCCGGCTTTGGGTTACTTGCAGGGCATCTCGGGTCAAAGTAGGTACGATGGGCGGGCAAGTCATAATTGCTGCCCAACCCCTTGGCCGGATTAAGCTCCTCTATCCAAGACTCTTTTGAGAATTAGAGCCTATAGCTAATATGAATATTCAGATGATTTCCTGTTTGTATGAAGTTCACCACCGTTTGTATGATTGCGTGTACATTCATTTGGGATAGAAGTATGACCAGATTACCCCATAATGAAGGAATTTCATCCAGAGGAATGTAAGCAGTGGAATTAATCCAGGATTTTCGCTTATTATATTTTCTAGTATACAACGAGCTGAGTAAAACTCTGTTAGGCATACATATAGTTCCCTTATCATCCATACCATACGTAAATATTTGATTTTACAATGCCGGTGCTCCACCGAATGTGCCTGCCGTTCCTTGACTATTCTGTAACCAACACTGAGTCGAAGGAACAGGGAATGAGCAGCAGGCATACTTGTCATGAACAGGTTTGTAGACCCTTTGGATGTTGGGCCTGTGGTCGTAAGAGCCCACGATGTGTATGATCACATGAGTAGTGAATAAAAAAGTAGGTTTTAACTGAAATTCTTTTAAAATCTTTTGTTCAAGGGGAGAAAATCGGTCACATAATCCCGGCTTTAGGTTACTTGCAGGGCATCTCGGGTCAAAGTAGGTACGATGGGCGGGCAAGTCATAATTGCTGCCCCACCCCTTGACCGGATTAAGCTCCCTTTTCCAAGATTCTTTTTCGAATTAAAACCTATAActaatatgaatattcatatgattTCTTGTTTGTATGAAGCGTGCTACCGTTTGAACGATTCCGTGTACACTCGTTCAGGATATCATGACTTCCAGATTATCCCATAAATAAAACACTGCCAGGCATACATATAAGTTCCCTTATCATCCATACCAGACATATGAATGTAGAATAGTTACCATAGAGGAGAGATTAGCTGTTTAGTTGAACACTGACATGCCACATCAGCACGGGATCAAGAAAATGGCATGTGTAAGCAGAAGTACCATGCATTCCTCTTGTTTATTATATCTCTTGGTTGTATTATCAGGCTTGTCTCAGTAAGTACTTGAAATCTACACGTGTTTATGCACTTTGACCTAAAGTGACGCCTATgaggtatataaaaatatgacatCAGGTCGTGAATCAGAGAATTTCATTTCATCACACATTTCATCTGCTTATCGAATAATTAATTTTCAATTAAAGGAAAATTGTTATGATTACATACACCCTGTTATCTAAATGAGAATTTGGTACCATTCAAATATCATGTTTCAGTGAGATCAGTATTGTGCTGATTCATAACTAAAGatatttgttaattttatttaGATGCGATTGTTTCTGTGCTGCGTTTCATCAAAAATAGTACACTTCCTTGTATCCATTACCTTTACAATTTCTTTCGGATCTTGAACAGGTGTGTTGACCCTTGGGCTGTTGGGCCTGTGGTCGTAAGAGCCCACGATGTGTACGATCACACGAGTAGTGAATAAAAATGTGGGTTTAACTAACTAGAATTATTTTAGAATCTTTTGTTCGAGGCGAGAAAAGCGGTCACATAATCCCGGCTTTGGGTTACTTGCAGGGCATCCCGGGTCAAAGTAGGTACGATGGGCGGGCAAGTCATAATTGCTGCCCCACCCCTTGACCGGATTAAGCTCCCATATCCAAGACTCTTGATAATCAGATCCTATAGctaatatgaatattcatatgattTCTTGTTTGTATGAAGTGCACTATCGTTTGTATGGTGGCGTGTACATTAATTTAGGATATCATGACCAGATTATCCCGTAAATAAAACACTGCCAGGCATACATATAGTTTCCTTGTGTGTTGATTCCTAAATTAAGATATTTGCTCATTAATTTAAATGTGATTGTTTCTGTGATGCGTTTCATTAAAAACAGTATACTTCCATTATCCATTCGGATCCACGGCGGACAGGAACAGGGAATCAGGACAGGTGAGAGGATTATGTGTCCAGGGGGCGGGCAAGTGATTATGACTTGCCCGCCCATCGTACCTACTTTGACCTAAGTTGACCTCCATAAATCCTCTATTATGTTTTTCCCGTAACGTCTGTAACAGGTGGATCAGGTGCTAGGCGTCGTCACGTGATCAGTCCTCTCATATATATAAGACCAGAGACTGTGATCAGGTCAGTACTAGCCGGACAGGtgacgcacactcactcactctcaagtGCACACTCTTCCTTGATAAGAAACCATGAACTTGTGTCTCTTCTCCCTGACGGTGGGGTGCCTGGTGACCCCCTGCATGGCACAAGGACTTTCCTGGCTCTTCAGACGCCTCCATAAAGCAGGTCGCCATAACATCCGCGACATCAGTGGCGGCCGTCACAACTCCCATCAACTGACGACAGATCAACCCTTCGACTTCTACAAACACTTGGTAAGTACAACTTTCTACATCAATTCCTTTCGTATATaagaaaacatatatgtaaaaggTTGTGTACTAGTGAAAGATGTTACCAGATCTAATGATATCCTTTGTTTTGCAGCGTCTGTGCACCAACGATCGCGTGTGTGGGCGCGGCCAGTTCTGCGACCAGCACTACGGCGTGTGTCGGGACCACGTGACGGAGGGACACGAGTGTCGTCGGGACGCCATGTGTGAGGGCGGATACGCCTGCATGTTCGGCCTGTGCCAAAAGCGCATCaagcgtgggcgtgagggcgccaGGTGCCGCAAGGAGCGGGATTGTGGAGCAGGGATGTGCTGCGCCCGTCGCCATGGAGAGCAGGTGTGTCAGCGGCGTGTGCCGTTGGGCCACAAGTGCTACGTCCCTGAGGGCGGCCTCGACTACTCCATGAACCAGCTTTGTCCGTGCGAGAGCGGCCTTGTGTGCAAATTCACGGCTCAACAGCCACCTTCCAGGCACCAGCTCATGGCCCTCATGTCGGCGTACGAGGACATACGCTGCGCAGCGCCCTCGCACCGCGTCGACTGACATGTCAGGAATCGATTGTGTTCTCACTGTATTTATCCCAGATGAACTTCTAGTCAAAAATATATCTTGAATAAGCTAATAAACTGTGTACCTTATATTCCGTCTGTCTGAATTTAATCCTCCCTCATTATTAAACTTACCTATTGACTTTGAATTAAGTCAGTAtgtacagtaaataaataaataataaaaaaagtaatggtaacaatatcaacattattattcatGGTAAATGTAACTGCTAAAAGGTTAACTTACAGTAATCTTCATTTAGAAATTTGTGACATGATGAACACCATATCCCTTCGAtcactttaaaaaaaacaaatgaatttttttttatatatatatgtatatatatatatatatatatatatatatatatatatatttctatattcaaagCACATGGAACATATTTCGTGACTACATCTCTTGTCTATCGTTAATAGAAATGACGTCCCTAATATTGTGCTGCAGAGCTTTTGTTTCTCATCCCAGACCTTCTATATGCTGTTGCTATTTAGGTGGAAGAATAATGATTACCAATTTTCTGTTAtgatgacaagaaagaaagaaaagaaagaaaaaaaaaggaataatattacATAagttaataacaacaccaaaacgTATAAAATAATGGAAAAGCTAGGGTGTACATTTTGTGTTCCAGTCAGCACTGCCTCTGCATTGCAAGTGACAAGATTCGACTTTCAGATTTCAGATTTAACAGTCTCTTGGAAGTTATTAAGTACATTCAGTTGTTCTAcgtcatgtatgtgcgtgtgtatatatgcatatgtatataaatgcacaagcacacacacatgtagcaaTATCATAGCCTCCTCTGAAATATGCCTAGTCATGAACTTttgatttacttttatttctttctcttacaaTAAATAGTATTCACATGTGCACTTTTTAAAATGTATGATCTTTTCATGTCAAATGCCAAAtgattgtttatttacatatttatgttgtCAAAAAAATTGTAAGTCCTCAGTCTACTGTAAATAAATTTCTTCAGGAAGCTGAGTAAAGTATGATTCTAAATTAGAAActttatacaaacattatatttaCTTAATAACTTTTCTAGTTTTTTGCCCTGTTGATGATAAGCCAAACAGACTAAACATGGTTGTACACAGTTTGTCTATTCCGGAATTGATACTGCCGTCAACCGGAATaggtacacgcatgtatatatatatatatatatatatatatatatatatatatatatatatatatatatatatatatatatatatatgtatgtatatatatatatgtatgtatatatatatatatatatatatatatatatatatatatatatatgtatgtatgtatggttacgATCATTCTCTTGAATAAAGGAATCAGTTGAAATAATTCGTTCATATTCATTCCTTTCGCTTTCATTTGACTTTTAGCTGTCACGAACATCTAAATGGACTACTGTAAGCTGACGATTTTCCAATTGCTACAACTATGgttatgtatctatagatatatctacattcatatgcTTAATCATCTATCTAATagtgtatctatttacctatccagaCAACTGTAAACATTGGATACTTGATGCGATTTAACTCAGCGATTTTTCTTTCGAATCATTACTTTGAATATATCTTGGAGAACTTTGTTCTTCAGGGGTTTGTTATACATACTGACCTAGTTTATCATCAATAGGTGAATTAGATAATGAGGGAGTATTAAATTCAGACGTGCAATAAGGTACAAAGTTTATTAGCTTAGACGTagctatttatctaattatttattaatttatttatctgttcatttagcTAGATAAGTTATAGTCTATAAATACAACTGTAAACATGGGAATCTTAGGGCGATTTAACAACGATTTTTCTTTCGAATTATTACGTCTGATGTCTTTTAGTGAGACATTTTTGAGGGTTTTACCGTATCTACTGACCTAGTTTATTTGCACTGTGTAGTTCTAATATTGAGGGAGGGTTGAATTCAGACAGTTCGGGAAATTAGAGAAAGTTTATTAACTTATGCGAGATAAATTACTGACTAGAATTTCATCTGGGATAAACATAGTGAGAACACAATCGACTCCTTTCATGTCAGTCGACGCGGTGCGAGGGCGCTGCGCACCGCATGTCCTCGTGCGCCGACATGAGGGCCATGAGCTGGTGCCTGGAAGGAGGCTGTTGAGCCGTGAATTTGCACACAAGGCCGCTCTCGCACGGACAAAGCTGGTTCATGGAGTAGTCGAGGCCGCCCTCAGGGACGTAGCACTTGTGGCCCAACGGCACACGCCGCTGACACACCTGCTCTCCATGGCGACGGGCGCAGCACATCCCTGCTCCACAATCCCGCTCCTTGCGGCACCTGGAGCCCTCATGCCCACGCTTGATGCGCTTTTGGCACAGGCCGAACATGCAGGCGTATCCGCCCTCACACATGGCGTCCCGACGACACTCGTGTCCCTCCGTCACGTGGTCCCGACACACGCCGTAGTGCTGGTCGCAGAACTGGCCGCGCCCACACACGCGATCGTTGGTGCACAGACGCTGCAAAACAAAGGATATCATTAGATCTGGTAACATCTTTCACTAGTACACAAccttttacatatatgttttcttATATACGAAAGGAATTGATGTAGAAAGTTGTACTTACCAAGTCTTTGTAGAAGTCGAAGGGTTGATCTGTCATCAGTTGATGGGAGTTGTGACGGCCGCCACTGATGTCGCGGATGTTATGGCGACCTGCTTTATGGAGGCGTCTGAAGAGCCAGGAAAGTCCTTGTGCCATGCAGGGGGTCACCAGGCATCCCACCGTCAGGAAGAAGAGACACAAGTTCATGATTTCTTATCAAGGAAGAGGAGTGTGCACTTGAGAGTGAATTGAGTGTGCGTCACCTGTCCGGCTAGTACTGACCTGATCACAGTCTCTGGTCTCATATATATGAGAGGACTGATCACGTGACGTCGCTTAGCACCTGATCCACCTGTTACAGACGTTACGGGAAAAACATAATAGAAGATTTACGGAGGTCAACTTAGGTCAAAGTAGGTACGATGGGCGGGCAAGTCATAATCACTTGCCCGCCCCCTGGACACATAATCCTCTCACCTGTCCTGATTCCCCGTTCCTGTCCGCTGTGGATCCGAATTGTAAGGATATTGGATACAAGGAAGTATACTGTTTTTAATGAAACGCATCACAGAAACAATCACATTTAAAGAAATGAGCATATATCTTAATTTAGGAATCAACACAAGGAAACTATATGTATGCCTGGCAGTGTTTTATTTATGGGATAATCTGGTCATGATATCCTAAATGAATGTACACGCCACCATACAAACGATAGTGCACTTCATACAAATAAGAaatcatatgaatattcatattagCTATAGGATCTGATTATCAAGAGTCTTGGATATGGGAGCTTAATCCGGTCAAAGGGTGGGGCAGTAATTATGACTTGCCCGCCCATCGTACCTACTTTGACCCGAGATGCCCTGAAAGTAACCCAAAGACGGGATTATGTGACCGTTTTTCTCGCCTTGAACAAAAGATTCTAAAGGAATTTCAGTTAGTTAAATCCACATTTTTATTCACTACTCATGTGATCGTACACATCGTGGGCTCTTGCGACCACAGGCCCAACAGCCCAAGGGTCTACACACCTGTTCATGACAAGCATGCCTGCTGCTCCTTCCCTGTTCCTTCGACTCTGTTGGTCACTGAATAGTAAAGGAACGGCATGCACATTCGGTGGAGCACTGGCACTGTAGAATCCAGTATTTATGTTTAATACACGCGCATTTAATATGACATTCAGTGCTAATGTAAACAGAACAATAAGATTTGAAATACATCCACTAAGTAATCATTAACACATGATGGAGGTTTGTGAATGTTTTTTGAACAATCAGTGGAGTGGTATAGTATTAACACACAAATAAGTTAATATACGATCAGATAAGTCGTTTTAATATGGGGTGGTTCAAAATTTTTATTTTCACGAGCTTTAAATCAAATatcttttaaattttattttcaaaGGTTTAGAGGGGCTCATGTGAAATGATGGTCATTTTGTCATAAACTTCTAAATGGTGACTACTGAGTTTGCCATTTTATGATTACATTTACCATGAATGATAGTGTTGAGATTGTTTCCATTTTggttacatctacatatatatatatatatatatatatatatatatatatatatatatatatatacatatatacattcatatctatatatatatatatatatatatatatatatatatatatattcatatctgtatttgtgtctgtgcacTCATCATTTATGTAATTAGCTATTAATTTTGCAAGATAAAATAACTGTAAACTTTGgacttttaatttgatttttaagGCTTTACGGACGTAGTTCATCTTTATTGGGTACGTTTGATAATGAGGGATGATTAAATTCAGACAGACGGAATATAAGGTAAGGTTTATTAGCTTATATAAAATACATTGCTGACTAGAAGTTCATCTGGGATAAATATATTGAGAACACAATCGACTCCTGCCATGTCAGTCGACGCGGTGCGAGGGCGCTGCGCAGCGCATGTCCTCGTGCGCCGACATGAGGGCCATGAGCTGGTGCCTGGAAGGAGGCTGTTGAGCCGTGTATTTGCACACAAGGCCGCTCTCGCACGGACAAAGCTGGTTCATGGAGTAGTCGAGGCCGCCCTCAGGGACGTAGCACTTGTGGCCCAACGGCACACGCCGCTGACACACCTGCTCTCCATGGCGACGGGCGCAGCACATCCCTGCTCCACAATCCCGCTCCTTGCGGCACCtggcgccctcacgcccacgcttGATGCGCTTTTGGCACAGGCCGAACATGCAGTTGTATCCGCCCTCACACATGGCGTCCCGACGACACTCGTGTCCCTCCGTCACGTGGTCCCGACACACGCCGTAGTGCTGGTCGCAGAACTGGCCGCGCCCACACACGCGGTCGTTGGTACACAGACGCTGCAAAACAAAGGATATCATTAGATTTGGTAACATCTTTCACTAGTACACAACCTTTTACATATGTTTTCTTATATACGAAAGGAATTGATGTAGAAAGTTGTACTTACCAAGTGTTTGTAGAAGTCGAAGGGTTGATCTGTCATCAGTTGATGGGAGTTGTGACGGCCGCCACTGATGTCGCGGATGTTATGGCGACCTGCTTTATGGAGGCGTCTGAAGAGCCAGGAAAGTCCTTGTGCCATGCAGGGGGTCACCAGGCATCCCACCGTCAGGAAGAAGAGACACAAGTTCATGATTTCTTATCAAGGAAGAAGAGTGTGCACTTGAGAGTGAGTTGAGTGTGCGTCACTTGTCCGGCTAGTACTGACCTGATCACAGTCTCTGGTCTTATATATATGAGAGGACTGATCACGTGACGTCGCTTAGCACCTGATCCACCTGTTATAGACATTACGGGAAAAACATTATAGAAGATTTACGGAGGTCAACTTAGGTCAAAGTAGGTACGATGGGCGGGCAAGTCATAATCACTTGCCCGCCCCCTGGACACATAATCCTCTCACCTGTCCTGATTCCCCGTTCCTGTCCGCTGTGGATCCGAATTGTAAGGATATTGGATACAAGGAAGTATACTGTTTTTAATGAAACGCATCACAGAAACAATCACATTTAAAGAAATGAGCATATATCTTAATTTAGGAATCAACACAAGGAAACTATATGTATGCCTGGCAGTGTTTTATTTATGGGATAATCTGGTCATGATATCCTAAATGAATGTACACGCCACCATACAAACGATAGTGCACTTCATACAAACAAGAAATCATATGAATATCCGTATTAGCTATAGGATCTGATTATCAAGAGTCTTGGATATGGGAGCTTAATCCGGTCAAAGGGTGGGGCAGCAATTATGACTTGCCCGCCCATCGTACCTACTTTGACCCGAGATGCCCTGAAAGTAACCCAAAGACGGGATTATGTGACCGTTTTTCTCGCCTTGAACAAAAGATTCTAAAGGAATTTCAGTTAGTTAAATCCACATTTTTATTCACTACTCATGTGATCGCACACATCGTGGGCTCTTACGACCACAGGCCCAACAGCCTAAGGGTCTACACACCTATTCATGACAAGTATGCCTGCTGCTCCTTCCCTGTTCCTTCGACTCAGTGTTGGTCACTGAATAGTTAAGAAACGGAATGCACATTCGGTGGAGCACCGGCACTGTAGAATCCAGTATTTACGTTTAACATGCATTTATTCAATAT includes:
- the LOC138864252 gene encoding dickkopf-related protein 3-like; the encoded protein is MCEGGYACMFGLCQKRIKRGREGARCRKERDCGAGMCCARRHGEQVCQRRVPLGHKCYVPEGGLDYSMNQLCPCESGLVCKYTAQQPPSRHQLMALMSAYEDMRCAAPSHRVD
- the LOC113816075 gene encoding dickkopf-related protein 3, whose amino-acid sequence is MNLCLFSLTVGCLVTPCMAQGLSWLFRRLHKAGRHNIRDISGGRHNSHQLTTDQPFDFYKHLRLCTNDRVCGRGQFCDQHYGVCRDHVTEGHECRRDAMCEGGYACMFGLCQKRIKRGREGARCRKERDCGAGMCCARRHGEQVCQRRVPLGHKCYVPEGGLDYSMNQLCPCESGLVCKFTAQQPPSRHQLMALMSAYEDIRCAAPSHRVD
- the LOC113816074 gene encoding dickkopf-related protein 3, with the translated sequence MNLCLFFLTVGCLVTPCMAQGLSWLFRRLHKAGRHNIRDISGGRHNSHQLMTDQPFDFYKDLRLCTNDRVCGRGQFCDQHYGVCRDHVTEGHECRRDAMCEGGYACMFGLCQKRIKRGHEGSRCRKERDCGAGMCCARRHGEQVCQRRVPLGHKCYVPEGGLDYSMNQLCPCESGLVCKFTAQQPPSRHQLMALMSAHEDMRCAAPSHRVD
- the LOC113816078 gene encoding dickkopf-related protein 3-like, producing the protein MSITGGSEIMNLCLFFLTVGCLVTPCMAQGLSWLFRRLHKAGRHNIRDISGGRHNSHQLMTDQPFDFYKHLRLCTNDRVCGRGQFCDQHYGVCRDHVTEGHECRRDAMCEGGYNCMFGLCQKRIKRGREGARCRKERDCGAGMCCARRHGEQVCQRRVPLGHKCYVPEGGLDYSMNQLCPCESGLVCKYTAQQPPSRHQLMALMSAHEDMRCAAPSHRVD